The following coding sequences are from one Elusimicrobium minutum Pei191 window:
- a CDS encoding ComEC/Rec2 family competence protein, with translation MHVDYYKRPLFLFLIFYALFLLTTPNKISDNDIAHKAPAKAVITALVTQNPQIKSGGVNIFAKVLTLNGEDVKSRIYAKMPPDTEVNLFDVVELEGHLTTPFAVNIQGNFNWAQYLANKNIHTQFNADNAKVIKKAPLFFTFLCNIRKDILNLFEKYFDRDGAAILGGIVLGARGEVPADLNKAFNDSGAMHLLVASGGNVGFVTLIMYYVYVILGVKYNWRLPLALAAAGVYTILAGADAPLVRAYLMTICTGIGIKTGRNSGAFHGLCLAALIILITNPGSIKDVGFQMSFLATFIILLSVNSFKLPAKWPKYIKIPLEIFLITTSVQLVLLPIYANVFYRFSITALLSNIFLVPLSGIIMGAGFLLYFTYLLNISFLFKAVYYITFALLFVFKFFVNFFSSFSFSAVSVPALSVPSTALFFIILFFIYNSVFFKHQKIIAAGLSLLLLLIILINPFKPKNYVFVLDYQNSNAVVLNINGQTFITTENFNDTVLQNTLYSLSRKRADILFSKKEIIPSVKRVIPFTDIWPGEAVTHKDTSVTAQWGINKGYVKFWNNTGYSGTDKDSMTFVFENKGNTVLTGGLNNFVKINDVITEAKRNKSVKVKL, from the coding sequence ATGCATGTTGATTATTATAAAAGGCCTCTGTTTTTATTTCTTATATTTTACGCTCTGTTTCTTTTAACAACCCCTAACAAAATAAGTGACAACGACATCGCGCATAAAGCGCCGGCTAAAGCGGTAATAACCGCACTCGTAACGCAAAACCCGCAAATAAAATCAGGCGGCGTTAATATTTTTGCAAAAGTGCTTACCTTAAACGGAGAGGATGTTAAAAGCAGAATTTACGCTAAGATGCCTCCTGATACAGAAGTTAATCTTTTTGATGTTGTAGAGCTGGAAGGACACCTCACCACTCCTTTTGCCGTAAATATACAAGGCAATTTTAACTGGGCTCAATATCTTGCCAACAAAAACATTCACACCCAATTTAACGCAGACAATGCTAAAGTAATAAAAAAAGCTCCGCTGTTTTTTACCTTTTTATGCAATATCAGAAAAGACATTTTAAACCTGTTTGAAAAATATTTCGATCGTGACGGCGCGGCTATTTTGGGCGGCATTGTTTTAGGCGCGCGGGGCGAAGTGCCTGCCGATCTTAACAAAGCGTTTAACGACAGCGGCGCCATGCACCTGCTTGTGGCTTCCGGCGGCAACGTCGGTTTTGTTACTTTAATAATGTATTACGTTTACGTGATACTGGGCGTAAAATATAACTGGCGGCTTCCTTTGGCTTTGGCGGCCGCGGGCGTTTACACAATTTTAGCGGGCGCGGACGCTCCCCTTGTTCGCGCATATCTTATGACTATTTGCACAGGCATAGGTATAAAAACAGGCCGTAATTCCGGCGCGTTCCACGGCCTTTGCTTAGCCGCTTTAATTATTTTAATTACAAATCCCGGCAGCATAAAAGATGTCGGTTTTCAAATGTCTTTTTTAGCCACTTTTATCATTTTACTTTCAGTTAACTCCTTTAAACTGCCCGCCAAATGGCCCAAATACATAAAAATCCCTTTAGAAATTTTTTTAATAACAACCTCGGTACAGCTTGTTTTGCTGCCTATATACGCCAATGTTTTTTACCGTTTTTCAATAACCGCGCTTCTATCAAATATTTTTTTAGTTCCCCTTTCCGGCATAATTATGGGGGCGGGGTTTTTATTATATTTTACGTATTTACTTAACATTTCTTTTTTATTTAAAGCGGTTTATTATATTACGTTCGCGCTTCTTTTTGTTTTTAAATTTTTTGTTAATTTTTTCAGCTCATTTTCTTTTTCGGCCGTTTCGGTGCCGGCGCTAAGCGTGCCTTCAACGGCGCTGTTTTTTATAATATTATTTTTTATTTATAACTCGGTCTTTTTTAAACACCAAAAAATAATAGCGGCCGGTTTATCTTTGCTGCTTTTGCTTATTATTTTAATTAACCCTTTTAAACCTAAAAATTATGTTTTTGTTTTAGATTACCAAAACTCAAACGCCGTTGTTTTAAATATAAACGGGCAAACATTTATAACTACAGAAAATTTTAATGACACGGTTTTGCAAAACACTCTTTATTCTCTTTCAAGAAAGCGGGCGGATATTTTATTTTCTAAAAAAGAAATTATTCCTTCGGTTAAAAGAGTTATACCTTTTACAGATATTTGGCCCGGTGAAGCCGTAACGCATAAAGACACCTCCGTTACGGCTCAATGGGGCATAAATAAAGGCTATGTTAAATTTTGGAATAATACGGGATACAGCGGCACAGATAAAGACAGCATGACTTTTGTTTTTGAAAATAAAGGAAACACTGTTTTAACAGGCGGGCTTAATAATTTTGTTAAAATTAATGACGTTATCACAGAAGCAAAAAGAAATAAGAGCGTAAAAGTTAAACTTTAG
- a CDS encoding NAD(P)H-hydrate epimerase: MKTVTSQKMRELETAAVKEFGIDEDVLMEHAGRSAAEEILNCFLSENKEKKVIIVCGHGGNGGDGLVCGRYLMERGVDVYCYIIPPFQGSYKGLVLKNLKRAFFSHLSVKEIYQNLSDLKNSVADAYIVIDALLGIGFKGEVKKNYKETIEVLNSSPSIKIAFDIPSGLNADSGQNEGAVFKADYTYAMGFAKQGCLKAKDICGEIKVLNIGLPKELLSKV; encoded by the coding sequence ATGAAAACAGTAACTTCCCAAAAAATGAGAGAATTAGAAACCGCCGCCGTAAAAGAATTCGGCATAGACGAAGATGTTCTTATGGAGCACGCGGGCCGCAGCGCCGCTGAGGAAATTTTAAATTGTTTTTTATCTGAAAATAAGGAAAAAAAAGTAATTATTGTATGCGGGCACGGGGGTAATGGAGGTGACGGGCTTGTATGCGGCAGATATCTTATGGAGCGCGGGGTTGATGTTTACTGCTATATTATTCCGCCTTTCCAAGGCTCCTACAAAGGGTTGGTATTAAAAAATTTAAAAAGAGCGTTTTTTTCACACCTTTCCGTAAAAGAAATTTATCAGAATTTGTCCGATTTAAAAAACTCCGTGGCGGACGCTTATATAGTTATTGACGCTCTTTTAGGTATAGGTTTTAAAGGCGAAGTAAAAAAAAATTATAAAGAAACTATTGAAGTGTTAAACTCATCTCCCTCCATAAAAATAGCTTTTGATATACCAAGCGGCCTAAACGCCGACAGCGGACAAAATGAAGGCGCTGTTTTTAAGGCTGATTATACTTACGCTATGGGTTTTGCCAAGCAAGGCTGTTTGAAGGCTAAAGATATTTGCGGGGAAATAAAAGTTTTAAATATCGGCCTGCCTAAAGAGCTTTTGTCTAAAGTTTAA
- a CDS encoding tRNA dihydrouridine synthase produces the protein MNAFVKKITIGSFAAKNNLMLAPMAGITDTPFRIHCLNNGAGIVCAEMVSAKAVEYDNKKSVKMLAVDKKEHPVSMQIFGGDAESISIAAKAAEAAGADIIDINAGCPVKKINRAGAGCVLIKDEKLLASIVNAAVNSVSIPVTLKTRIGLTAGDFKGDKIAKLAENEGAAAVIMHARYAGNVHGGPADLEALAKVVSAVKIPVIGNGGIVDVNTADKMFETGVRGIMVGRGAIGNINIFKSIINGCDIELNPKENVKIFFNLIKQNVNFYGEKNGIARSRKTVGFWIKGFPMAGEIRGEFVKLNTLAAVQKLFGEYL, from the coding sequence ATGAATGCTTTCGTTAAAAAAATAACAATAGGTTCTTTCGCGGCAAAAAATAACCTTATGCTTGCCCCGATGGCCGGTATTACCGACACGCCTTTTAGAATACACTGTTTAAATAACGGCGCGGGCATAGTTTGCGCGGAAATGGTGTCGGCCAAGGCGGTTGAGTATGATAATAAAAAAAGCGTAAAAATGTTAGCGGTTGATAAAAAGGAGCATCCAGTTTCCATGCAGATTTTCGGAGGGGATGCGGAAAGCATTTCCATAGCGGCCAAAGCGGCCGAGGCCGCGGGCGCTGATATTATTGATATTAACGCGGGGTGTCCCGTAAAAAAAATAAACAGAGCGGGCGCGGGCTGCGTTTTAATTAAAGATGAAAAATTGTTAGCTTCAATAGTAAACGCCGCTGTTAATTCCGTGAGTATTCCGGTAACTTTAAAAACAAGAATAGGTCTTACCGCTGGCGATTTTAAAGGTGATAAAATTGCCAAACTGGCTGAAAACGAAGGCGCGGCGGCTGTTATTATGCATGCGCGTTACGCCGGCAATGTGCATGGCGGCCCGGCTGATTTAGAGGCTCTTGCCAAAGTCGTTTCGGCCGTTAAAATACCCGTTATAGGTAACGGAGGTATCGTTGATGTTAATACAGCTGATAAAATGTTTGAAACCGGCGTGCGCGGCATAATGGTGGGGCGCGGAGCTATAGGCAATATTAATATTTTTAAAAGCATAATTAACGGTTGTGACATAGAGTTAAATCCTAAAGAAAACGTTAAAATATTTTTTAATCTGATTAAACAAAACGTTAATTTTTACGGTGAGAAAAACGGTATTGCCAGGAGTAGGAAAACCGTGGGTTTTTGGATAAAAGGGTTTCCGATGGCGGGGGAAATAAGAGGCGAGTTTGTAAAATTAAATACATTAGCCGCAGTGCAAAAACTTTTTGGGGAATATTTATGA
- a CDS encoding bifunctional metallophosphatase/5'-nucleotidase has translation MSKKIVFILIAVLFAMACKQEYLTTVTVYHTAGIGGMYWPRQEPAYENKETGGIGVLKNYFEREYGKKLLLDSGDWFSETPEGSIGKGSYILKMMRMAGYDATGLSYTDLAPGWATMSENIRNSEFTVLSSNIKTRGGAVPSYIPRSIIKEINGVKIGIFSLVIKNDKESAGGRLGEIKIFDEIEAAKAVIDDLKNKGADAVILLVDVAQNENNYEERAILEQVEGINIVLAGAPSGEKTSIEEYDNAYIVKTEPFLIKLTKLKLNFDFNKKLAGVELETIPLSKEKYGEDEAIKKIVDDLRSATFKRLNHVIAEAEDLIADVDTGPSVLGEIIAGCIKDWAKADIGIINSDPLRVSIPKGKITEYSLYEVYPYNDTVMSVRIRGEELKNILEKSLLSKNNFPQISGMTVEYNMSEPEGSKVKSIKIRGGKVSPGTIYRLATTDHIMAGGFGHDEFVNAVEFKNTRVDIRTLLRQCLYRKKKISNFPLNWKEVK, from the coding sequence ATGAGTAAAAAAATAGTTTTTATATTAATAGCCGTTCTTTTTGCCATGGCCTGTAAACAGGAATATTTAACAACTGTTACCGTTTACCATACCGCGGGCATAGGCGGCATGTACTGGCCTAGACAGGAGCCCGCTTATGAAAATAAGGAAACGGGCGGCATAGGCGTTTTAAAAAACTATTTTGAGCGCGAATACGGCAAAAAACTTTTGTTAGACAGCGGGGATTGGTTTTCCGAAACGCCGGAAGGCTCTATCGGTAAAGGTTCTTATATTTTGAAAATGATGCGCATGGCGGGTTACGACGCTACCGGTTTAAGTTATACGGACCTTGCGCCAGGCTGGGCGACAATGTCCGAAAATATCAGAAACAGCGAGTTTACCGTTTTGTCCTCCAATATTAAAACAAGAGGGGGCGCGGTGCCCTCTTATATTCCCAGAAGCATTATAAAAGAAATAAACGGCGTAAAAATCGGCATCTTTTCTTTAGTCATAAAAAACGATAAGGAAAGCGCAGGCGGAAGACTTGGCGAAATTAAAATTTTTGACGAAATAGAAGCCGCCAAGGCTGTTATTGATGATTTAAAGAATAAAGGCGCCGACGCGGTTATCCTTTTAGTGGATGTTGCCCAAAATGAAAATAACTATGAAGAAAGAGCAATTTTGGAACAAGTTGAAGGCATTAATATTGTTTTGGCCGGCGCGCCCTCGGGCGAAAAAACATCTATTGAAGAATATGACAACGCTTACATAGTAAAAACTGAGCCTTTTTTAATTAAGCTTACAAAGCTAAAACTTAATTTTGATTTTAATAAAAAATTGGCAGGAGTTGAGTTGGAAACGATACCTCTGTCTAAAGAAAAATACGGGGAAGACGAAGCCATAAAAAAAATTGTTGATGATTTGCGTTCGGCTACTTTTAAACGCTTAAACCATGTTATAGCCGAAGCGGAAGATCTGATTGCCGACGTGGATACCGGGCCTTCGGTTCTTGGTGAAATTATAGCCGGCTGTATTAAAGACTGGGCTAAAGCGGATATCGGCATAATTAACTCTGATCCGCTGCGCGTGTCAATACCAAAAGGGAAAATAACGGAATACTCTTTATATGAAGTTTACCCCTATAATGATACGGTTATGTCCGTAAGGATAAGGGGTGAGGAGCTTAAAAACATTTTGGAAAAAAGTTTACTTTCAAAAAATAATTTTCCTCAAATTTCAGGTATGACGGTTGAATATAATATGAGCGAGCCGGAAGGCAGCAAAGTTAAATCCATAAAAATAAGAGGGGGAAAGGTTTCCCCCGGCACAATTTACCGTCTTGCCACGACAGACCATATTATGGCGGGCGGCTTCGGTCATGATGAATTTGTAAATGCCGTTGAATTTAAAAATACGCGCGTTGATATCCGCACGCTGCTTCGCCAATGCTTATACCGCAAGAAGAAAATATCTAATTTCCCGCTTAACTGGAAAGAAGTTAAATAA
- a CDS encoding bifunctional metallophosphatase/5'-nucleotidase gives MKKISLLLAFALTACFVFSKQLIIYHTSDTHGFYYPERNTENNKMWGGFAAARNVVNKEKLPFLFLDSGDYCNGTVEAKNSKCVTSAELMNAMGYDATTIGNHEFDFGEDNFLKVLPLFKFPVLNSTITDSRLKGQLPYTKPYKIFERAGVKIAIIGVGKEGDNKHFKFANVISTVKKVVKEVKKENADIIILLIHDSAGDEKHPQKVSNKLIAEKIPEIDIVLGGHAHQEYQNIFVGNAILVESGCHLKKMSKIVVDIDDETNKYKTAKSELIPLYIEKTGQDEQIKELAESLRVPGMDVVLGNTAAYISKTPVKEGCKDSPINNWIADVIAKNVEGDFIVHNVGGARIGLEKGPVTMRDIVTLFPFDNKIAVVEVDGKFVKNFFINGIKNGRALYNFHGLTAKFKLKNNKVKNVEIFINGNPLQENKTYKLVTNEYIAKGKTEGWMFKKIEEDKKQFISLSIRDMLIADLKANSPLKPLNDECRLQVKN, from the coding sequence ATGAAAAAAATATCTTTGCTTTTAGCTTTTGCTTTAACCGCGTGCTTTGTATTTTCCAAACAATTAATTATTTACCATACCAGCGATACCCATGGATTCTATTATCCTGAAAGAAATACGGAAAACAACAAAATGTGGGGCGGTTTTGCCGCGGCAAGAAATGTTGTTAATAAAGAAAAGCTTCCTTTTTTATTTTTAGACAGCGGTGATTATTGCAATGGTACGGTTGAGGCAAAAAACTCAAAATGCGTAACTTCGGCAGAACTTATGAACGCCATGGGTTACGACGCTACCACAATAGGCAACCATGAATTTGATTTTGGCGAGGATAATTTTTTAAAAGTGCTTCCTTTGTTTAAATTCCCCGTGCTTAACTCAACAATTACGGACAGCAGGCTTAAAGGGCAGCTTCCTTACACAAAACCTTATAAAATCTTTGAAAGAGCCGGCGTTAAAATAGCCATAATCGGCGTGGGTAAAGAGGGTGATAATAAACACTTTAAATTCGCAAATGTTATAAGCACTGTAAAAAAAGTTGTTAAAGAGGTAAAAAAAGAAAACGCCGATATTATTATTTTGCTTATACATGATTCCGCCGGCGATGAAAAACACCCGCAAAAAGTAAGCAATAAATTAATTGCGGAAAAAATACCTGAAATAGATATTGTTTTAGGCGGCCACGCCCACCAGGAATACCAAAATATTTTTGTGGGCAACGCTATTTTGGTGGAATCGGGATGCCATTTAAAGAAGATGTCTAAAATCGTTGTTGATATTGATGATGAAACCAATAAATATAAAACAGCCAAATCTGAACTTATACCTTTATATATAGAAAAAACAGGGCAAGACGAACAAATTAAAGAACTTGCCGAAAGTTTGAGAGTTCCGGGTATGGACGTTGTTTTAGGCAACACGGCTGCGTATATAAGCAAAACGCCGGTAAAGGAAGGATGCAAAGATTCCCCCATTAACAATTGGATAGCCGATGTTATAGCCAAAAACGTTGAAGGAGATTTTATTGTCCATAACGTGGGCGGCGCCAGAATAGGGCTTGAAAAGGGGCCTGTTACCATGCGCGATATTGTTACTTTATTTCCTTTTGATAATAAAATAGCCGTTGTTGAAGTTGACGGAAAATTTGTTAAAAACTTTTTTATAAACGGCATTAAAAACGGCCGCGCTTTATATAACTTCCACGGGTTAACCGCAAAGTTTAAATTAAAAAATAATAAAGTTAAAAATGTTGAAATTTTTATAAACGGCAATCCTTTGCAGGAAAACAAAACTTATAAACTTGTTACTAATGAATATATCGCCAAAGGTAAAACCGAAGGCTGGATGTTTAAAAAAATTGAAGAGGATAAAAAACAGTTTATTTCGCTTAGCATTAGAGATATGCTTATAGCCGATTTAAAAGCGAACTCGCCTTTAAAACCTTTAAATGACGAGTGCCGCCTCCAGGTTAAAAATTAA
- a CDS encoding 4Fe-4S dicluster domain-containing protein, which translates to MPRIEVNEQLCKGCYLCVKACPKQCIAKSKNFSKTGYYPAVMVKPEACIGCKMCFMVCPDVAITVEK; encoded by the coding sequence ATGCCAAGAATTGAAGTAAATGAACAGTTATGCAAAGGTTGTTACCTTTGCGTTAAAGCCTGCCCTAAGCAATGTATCGCAAAATCAAAAAATTTCAGTAAGACGGGATATTATCCCGCGGTAATGGTTAAACCTGAGGCCTGCATCGGCTGCAAAATGTGTTTTATGGTATGCCCCGATGTGGCGATTACCGTTGAAAAATAA
- the vorB gene encoding 3-methyl-2-oxobutanoate dehydrogenase subunit VorB, whose amino-acid sequence MKEKILMKGNEAMAEGALRAGCRFFAGYPITPQNEVPEYMAAKMADRGGAFVQAESETSAINMIYGAAATGARSMTSSSSPGISLKQEGISYLAGADLPCLIANVMRGGPGLGSITGAQGDYFQATRGGGNGDYRTIVLAPNSVEEMGNFPKLAFELSEKYRIPAMILADGVLGQMMEGMSFNFEPVDPKDLKEPEWALGTHTGERKKRMVFSYKLKDGELEVSVFERAEKYKAVEENEVLFEERYTEDAEVILVAYGISARAALAGIEQARAKGVKVGLLRPITLWPFPYKRLCELASNGKCKAMLCVEMSLGQMIVDVKLAAGGQVPVYLHARPGGGMPAGEDIVTAINSVLTGKTEKLYPHNTGGCGCKGGK is encoded by the coding sequence ATGAAAGAAAAAATTTTAATGAAAGGCAATGAAGCCATGGCTGAAGGCGCTTTACGCGCGGGATGCCGCTTTTTTGCAGGTTATCCCATAACGCCTCAAAATGAAGTACCCGAATACATGGCCGCTAAAATGGCAGACAGGGGGGGCGCGTTTGTACAAGCCGAGAGTGAAACTTCCGCAATTAACATGATTTACGGCGCGGCCGCCACAGGTGCAAGAAGCATGACTTCAAGCTCAAGCCCCGGGATAAGTTTAAAACAGGAAGGTATTTCCTATTTAGCCGGCGCTGATTTACCCTGCCTTATAGCAAACGTTATGAGAGGAGGCCCCGGCCTTGGCAGCATAACAGGCGCGCAGGGGGACTATTTCCAAGCCACAAGAGGCGGCGGCAACGGAGACTACAGAACAATAGTTCTTGCCCCCAACTCAGTTGAAGAAATGGGCAATTTCCCGAAACTCGCTTTTGAGCTTTCCGAAAAATACAGAATCCCCGCCATGATTTTGGCTGACGGCGTTCTAGGCCAAATGATGGAAGGTATGTCCTTTAATTTTGAGCCCGTAGACCCTAAAGATTTAAAAGAACCCGAGTGGGCTTTAGGCACACATACGGGAGAAAGGAAAAAGAGAATGGTGTTCTCCTACAAACTTAAAGACGGGGAACTTGAAGTATCCGTTTTTGAAAGAGCCGAAAAATATAAAGCCGTGGAAGAAAACGAAGTCCTTTTTGAAGAAAGATATACCGAGGACGCAGAAGTAATTTTAGTTGCTTACGGTATTTCCGCGCGCGCCGCTTTAGCCGGTATTGAACAGGCCAGAGCAAAGGGCGTTAAAGTAGGGTTACTACGCCCTATAACATTGTGGCCTTTCCCTTATAAAAGACTCTGCGAACTTGCATCAAACGGCAAATGCAAAGCAATGCTTTGCGTGGAAATGAGTTTAGGGCAAATGATTGTTGACGTTAAACTCGCGGCTGGCGGGCAAGTACCCGTTTATCTGCACGCAAGGCCGGGCGGCGGCATGCCCGCGGGCGAAGATATTGTTACTGCAATCAACTCAGTTTTAACAGGCAAAACGGAAAAGCTTTATCCGCATAATACCGGCGGCTGCGGCTGCAAGGGAGGCAAATAA
- a CDS encoding thiamine pyrophosphate-dependent enzyme, with the protein MEKITKRPESLTDVPFHYCPGCGHGVVHRLIAETMDELKIRERTIGVAPVGCAVFADSYFNCDMIQGAHGRGPAIATGIKRAKPESIVFSYQGDGDLASIGMAEIVHTAIRSENITVIFINNAIYGMTGGQMAPTTLVGQPATTAPKGRDAALQGYPINICEMFSQIKGSKYLERVAVDTPQNVMKAKKAVKKAFENQVNGVGFSLVEVLSQCPTNWGVDPVKSLEFVQKQMMEQYPLGVFKDEGGK; encoded by the coding sequence ATGGAAAAAATAACTAAAAGACCCGAAAGTTTGACAGATGTTCCTTTCCATTATTGCCCAGGCTGTGGACACGGCGTTGTACACCGCCTTATAGCTGAAACTATGGATGAACTTAAAATAAGAGAGCGCACAATAGGCGTTGCCCCCGTGGGCTGCGCGGTTTTTGCCGATTCTTATTTTAACTGTGATATGATACAAGGCGCCCATGGCAGAGGCCCGGCCATAGCCACAGGTATTAAAAGAGCAAAACCGGAAAGCATAGTTTTTTCCTACCAGGGCGACGGCGATTTGGCTTCCATCGGCATGGCTGAAATTGTTCACACCGCTATCAGAAGTGAAAACATTACCGTAATTTTTATTAACAACGCTATTTACGGTATGACCGGCGGACAAATGGCCCCCACAACCTTAGTGGGACAACCCGCTACCACAGCGCCCAAAGGAAGGGATGCCGCTTTACAAGGCTATCCGATTAATATTTGCGAAATGTTTAGCCAGATAAAAGGCTCAAAATATTTAGAACGCGTTGCGGTAGACACCCCCCAAAACGTTATGAAAGCCAAAAAAGCCGTTAAAAAAGCTTTTGAAAACCAGGTAAACGGCGTTGGATTTAGCTTAGTTGAAGTTTTATCCCAATGCCCCACAAACTGGGGCGTTGATCCGGTTAAATCATTGGAATTCGTGCAAAAACAAATGATGGAACAATACCCGTTAGGCGTGTTTAAAGACGAAGGGGGTAAATAA